The following proteins are co-located in the Sporosarcina pasteurii genome:
- a CDS encoding glycoside hydrolase family 65 protein encodes MLDYSQGKGEFKNWIISEVDFSSNALGKCEAIMSLGNGYMGLRSVTEEPYIHETRNLFVSGTFNKAAENEVTELPNLADVTRLDIRIDGERFSLELGQTNNYVRQLNLKTAELIRSFEWTSPKGKELRFLFSRFVSLDNLHLIGMKMEIESLTDPVEISIDTGINAQMSNSGCQHFLEGERRIYNNEFIQLIQTTTESNIDVVLNTTHKMKVNGKEASNDSEMHMARRKVWQTYQFNLKPNDKLEMEKLTTVHTSRDKEIPQEGYDLQKLRDDSLRALQSHVEKGYDTLFQRHKDAWQRKIWDKYNFELVSDNDFDELALRFSLYHLTVMTPAHDERMGIGAKALSGEGYKGHSFWDTEIFILPFFIFSNPEVAKSLLMYRYHGLEGARRKALENGYEGAMYPWEMAWPTDGEVTPEFGDIDIVTGEQTKIWTGFIEQHITSDIAFGVYQYENVTGDKQFMDEYGYEIVFDTAKFWASRLEWNEEKHRYEINNVIGPDEYKEHIHNNAFTNYMAYFNMKLAMRYYDQLKKENPLLLQSLGRKLDLDEMYSLWEKKAKRLYLPNPREEDSVIPQDDTYLQLKQIDLTKYKEQDTVRTIYRDYNPEQINEIQVTKQADTLILFYLLEQTFLADDERISEAVKRANFHYYEPRTLHDSSLSLVTYAIVANDIGEEALAYRLFEKSCETDLGPMMHTSDEGIHAASIGGIWKTAIFGFAGIRLVNGKLTIQPRLPKHWKEIKFTIHWQGQPINFCITPTTLTVEAVYKEKFVFESYGKTYECGDFIEVDLSEDVIKNS; translated from the coding sequence TTGCTCGACTATTCTCAAGGTAAGGGAGAATTTAAAAACTGGATTATATCAGAAGTTGATTTTTCCTCCAATGCATTAGGAAAATGTGAAGCGATTATGTCTCTCGGAAACGGTTACATGGGATTGCGCTCAGTGACGGAGGAACCCTATATACATGAAACGAGAAATTTATTTGTCAGTGGAACATTTAACAAAGCAGCGGAAAATGAAGTAACAGAGTTACCTAATTTAGCGGATGTGACAAGACTTGATATTCGCATTGATGGGGAGCGGTTTAGCCTTGAATTAGGTCAAACTAACAATTATGTACGTCAATTGAATCTAAAGACCGCAGAATTGATAAGAAGTTTTGAATGGACCTCGCCGAAAGGAAAGGAATTAAGATTCCTTTTTAGCCGATTCGTTTCGCTTGATAACTTGCATTTAATCGGTATGAAAATGGAGATTGAAAGTTTAACAGATCCCGTTGAGATTTCAATAGACACGGGGATTAATGCACAAATGAGCAATTCGGGTTGTCAACACTTTCTTGAAGGTGAAAGAAGAATTTATAATAACGAGTTCATTCAGCTCATTCAAACGACAACGGAATCGAATATCGATGTGGTCTTGAATACGACTCATAAAATGAAAGTAAATGGTAAGGAAGCTTCAAACGATTCAGAGATGCATATGGCGCGCAGGAAGGTATGGCAAACTTATCAATTTAACCTTAAGCCGAATGATAAATTGGAAATGGAGAAGTTAACTACGGTTCATACAAGTCGAGATAAAGAAATCCCGCAAGAAGGCTATGACCTTCAAAAGCTACGTGATGATTCATTACGAGCATTACAAAGTCACGTTGAGAAAGGATACGACACACTTTTCCAACGCCATAAAGATGCGTGGCAGCGAAAAATATGGGACAAATACAATTTTGAATTGGTTAGCGACAACGATTTCGATGAACTTGCACTCCGCTTTTCGCTCTATCATTTAACCGTAATGACGCCAGCGCATGATGAAAGAATGGGAATCGGTGCGAAGGCATTAAGTGGAGAAGGTTATAAAGGTCATTCGTTTTGGGATACAGAAATATTTATTTTACCATTTTTTATTTTCTCGAATCCTGAAGTAGCTAAATCATTATTAATGTATCGTTATCATGGATTGGAAGGCGCGAGGAGAAAAGCGCTTGAAAACGGTTACGAAGGTGCGATGTACCCTTGGGAGATGGCTTGGCCGACAGATGGCGAAGTGACACCAGAATTTGGAGACATTGATATTGTAACGGGTGAACAAACGAAAATCTGGACTGGCTTCATTGAGCAACATATTACGAGCGACATCGCATTTGGGGTTTATCAATATGAAAATGTAACCGGTGACAAGCAGTTTATGGATGAATACGGTTATGAAATTGTTTTCGATACAGCAAAGTTTTGGGCAAGTCGTCTTGAGTGGAACGAGGAAAAACATCGTTATGAAATTAACAATGTCATTGGTCCTGATGAGTATAAAGAACATATTCATAATAATGCTTTCACGAATTATATGGCCTATTTCAATATGAAGCTAGCCATGCGTTACTATGATCAATTAAAAAAGGAAAACCCATTACTCCTTCAAAGTTTAGGTAGAAAACTAGATTTAGATGAAATGTACTCACTTTGGGAGAAGAAAGCAAAACGACTGTATTTACCAAATCCACGTGAAGAAGATTCAGTCATTCCGCAAGATGATACTTATTTACAATTGAAGCAAATTGATTTGACGAAATATAAAGAGCAAGACACGGTTAGGACAATCTACAGAGATTATAATCCGGAACAAATCAACGAAATTCAAGTGACGAAACAGGCCGATACGTTAATTTTATTTTATTTATTAGAACAAACTTTTTTAGCTGACGATGAAAGAATTTCAGAAGCAGTTAAACGCGCTAATTTTCATTATTACGAGCCAAGAACCTTGCATGATTCTTCTTTAAGTTTAGTGACATATGCAATTGTCGCAAATGACATTGGAGAAGAAGCATTGGCTTATCGTTTGTTCGAGAAATCATGCGAAACGGACCTTGGTCCAATGATGCACACATCCGATGAAGGAATCCATGCAGCATCAATCGGCGGCATATGGAAAACAGCAATTTTTGGATTTGCTGGTATCAGACTTGTGAATGGCAAACTAACAATTCAGCCTAGACTGCCGAAGCATTGGAAAGAAATTAAATTCACGATTCATTGGCAAGGCCAACCGATTAACTTTTGTATCACACCTACTACCCTAACTGTAGAAGCAGTATACAAAGAGAAATTTGTATTTGAATCTTATGGCAAAACGTATGAATGTGGTGACTTTATAGAGGTCGACCTTTCAGAGGATGTTATAAAAAATAGCTGA
- a CDS encoding ABC transporter substrate-binding protein: MKFRKRLLSSLFIGVLMLILAACSGDSGGEGGKSNDGESGKSSDQKITIFQSKVEISDQLEALAKEYEEETGVEVEVWGTTGDDYFQQLQIRLNSDQGPSIFSLQNVTEAERLKSYVHDLSDEDYVEHIAPGMALELDGKVVGIPYGVEGFGLVYNKDLVSPEDVADYESFVKTLEKFKAEDINGLGLAKDAYFLIGHIINHPFSLQDDFYSYIDQLTAGDVTMAETETFQEFGKFMEAIKENTPSPLDVSYDEEIGDFAAGKSAMIHQGNWAYGMISDFDVDFEIGMLPLPLQGNDKLAVGVGSNWAINSEKDEAEVQAAVDFLNWLNTSETGHKYIVEEFGFVPALTNIEAGELDPLSQDVLDASNSGETIAWSQSYFPAGIVPNDFTPAAQEFFLSKDMTGQEFIEKLDAAWKNAVK; the protein is encoded by the coding sequence ATGAAATTCCGTAAAAGATTGTTAAGTAGTCTTTTCATTGGTGTCTTAATGCTAATTTTAGCTGCTTGTAGTGGTGACAGCGGCGGTGAAGGAGGAAAATCTAACGACGGAGAGTCTGGAAAATCATCAGACCAAAAAATCACGATTTTCCAAAGTAAAGTAGAAATTTCTGATCAATTAGAAGCACTTGCGAAAGAGTATGAAGAAGAAACGGGCGTCGAAGTTGAAGTTTGGGGTACAACGGGTGATGACTATTTCCAACAGTTACAAATTCGTCTGAATAGTGATCAAGGACCATCAATCTTTAGTCTACAAAACGTAACAGAAGCTGAGCGTCTAAAATCGTATGTACATGATTTAAGTGATGAAGATTACGTAGAGCATATTGCACCTGGTATGGCTTTAGAGTTAGATGGGAAAGTTGTTGGAATTCCTTACGGTGTTGAAGGATTTGGATTAGTGTATAACAAAGATTTAGTAAGTCCTGAAGATGTAGCAGACTATGAATCTTTCGTGAAAACGTTAGAAAAGTTTAAAGCAGAAGATATTAACGGTTTGGGATTAGCGAAAGATGCTTATTTCTTAATTGGTCATATTATTAACCATCCATTCTCGTTACAAGATGATTTCTATTCGTATATTGATCAGTTAACTGCTGGAGATGTGACAATGGCAGAAACTGAGACGTTCCAAGAGTTTGGTAAATTCATGGAAGCAATTAAAGAAAATACGCCAAGTCCACTAGACGTTTCATACGATGAGGAAATCGGTGACTTTGCGGCAGGAAAGTCTGCAATGATTCACCAAGGTAACTGGGCATACGGGATGATTTCTGATTTCGATGTTGACTTTGAAATTGGTATGTTGCCATTGCCATTACAAGGCAACGATAAGTTAGCGGTAGGTGTAGGTAGCAACTGGGCAATTAACAGTGAAAAAGATGAAGCTGAAGTTCAAGCAGCTGTAGATTTCTTAAACTGGTTGAATACAAGTGAAACGGGCCACAAGTACATTGTTGAAGAGTTTGGCTTCGTTCCAGCACTTACGAACATTGAAGCTGGCGAATTAGACCCACTTTCACAAGATGTTTTAGATGCATCGAATAGCGGTGAAACAATTGCATGGTCTCAAAGTTATTTCCCAGCAGGTATCGTACCAAATGATTTCACACCTGCTGCACAGGAGTTCTTCTTATCAAAAGATATGACTGGACAGGAATTTATCGAGAAACTAGACGCAGCTTGGAAAAATGCTGTGAAATAA
- a CDS encoding carbohydrate ABC transporter permease: MKNSKNRLWYILFVAPLVLIFATVVVIPFLMGIYYAFFQWDGIGANPKVFVGFDNFKHLLTDTRFFKSAWLTTLFTILAVASVNIVGLFFALLVTSKLRTANAARTMIFMPYLIGGLILGYIWQFIFTDVFKRLGELTGFDNVFFNWLMDPQYALYAMVFVFTWQMAGYVMIIYIAGIQGIPEDVIEASKIDGANGWQRLRKIIFPLLMPAFTISLFLTLSSAFKVYDVNLSLTGGGPANATELFAMNIYNEIFGYGNYGFGQAKAIVFFLIVAAITLTQVYLTKKREVEM; encoded by the coding sequence ATGAAAAATAGTAAAAATAGGCTGTGGTATATCCTATTTGTCGCGCCACTAGTGTTAATATTTGCGACAGTCGTCGTGATCCCGTTTTTAATGGGAATTTATTATGCATTTTTTCAATGGGACGGTATTGGAGCCAATCCTAAGGTGTTTGTCGGTTTCGATAACTTCAAGCATTTACTAACGGATACACGCTTTTTCAAGTCGGCATGGTTAACAACATTGTTTACAATTTTAGCCGTTGCTTCTGTTAATATTGTCGGGTTATTCTTTGCTTTATTGGTTACTTCTAAACTACGAACTGCGAATGCTGCTCGTACAATGATTTTTATGCCTTATTTAATCGGTGGTTTAATTTTAGGATACATTTGGCAATTTATTTTTACGGACGTATTTAAAAGACTCGGTGAACTAACTGGTTTTGACAATGTGTTTTTTAACTGGCTGATGGATCCGCAATATGCATTGTATGCAATGGTTTTTGTCTTTACTTGGCAGATGGCGGGTTACGTCATGATTATCTATATCGCAGGCATACAAGGCATTCCAGAAGACGTGATAGAAGCATCAAAAATAGACGGTGCGAATGGTTGGCAAAGATTGCGGAAAATTATCTTCCCACTATTAATGCCTGCATTTACAATCAGTTTATTTTTAACACTTTCTTCAGCATTTAAAGTGTATGATGTTAACTTATCATTAACAGGCGGAGGCCCGGCAAACGCTACTGAATTGTTTGCGATGAATATTTACAATGAAATCTTTGGCTATGGAAACTATGGATTTGGTCAAGCGAAAGCAATTGTTTTCTTCTTAATTGTAGCAGCAATCACTTTAACGCAAGTTTATTTAACGAAGAAACGGGAGGTCGAAATGTAA
- a CDS encoding carbohydrate ABC transporter permease: protein MKKTTTIIKNILLFLVALLFLSPIYIIITNSFKNRQELYTNVLALPESFSFQYYSEAIQKMNFMSAIGNSLYITIVSVFFIVILSSMTAWMLARTNNRLSNIIFMTFIATMLIPFQTIMMPLMQLMGTITNDLGIPMFNTREGLIFMHIGFHSSLSVFLYHGFVKSIPRTLEEAATIDGASKFGVFWKVIFPMLKPITVTVMILNVISIWNDYLLPSLTLTDRGLRTIPLSTFYFFGEFTIQWNLAMAGLMLTIIPVVIFYALAQKHIIKGIGDGAVK from the coding sequence ATGAAAAAAACAACTACTATCATTAAAAACATTTTACTTTTTTTAGTAGCGTTACTTTTTTTATCTCCCATTTATATTATCATTACGAACTCATTTAAAAATCGGCAAGAACTATATACAAATGTATTAGCGCTACCAGAAAGTTTTAGTTTTCAATATTATTCAGAAGCAATTCAAAAAATGAATTTTATGAGTGCGATTGGCAACTCCTTATATATAACGATTGTGTCAGTCTTTTTTATCGTTATTTTATCTTCAATGACAGCGTGGATGTTAGCTAGAACGAATAATAGGCTGAGCAATATTATTTTTATGACTTTCATTGCAACGATGTTAATTCCTTTTCAGACGATCATGATGCCTTTAATGCAATTGATGGGGACCATTACGAATGATTTAGGAATTCCAATGTTTAATACGCGTGAAGGATTAATTTTTATGCATATCGGATTTCACTCAAGTCTTTCGGTATTTCTATATCATGGCTTTGTGAAATCAATTCCTAGAACGTTAGAAGAAGCTGCAACAATCGATGGTGCTTCAAAGTTTGGTGTGTTTTGGAAAGTAATTTTTCCAATGTTAAAGCCAATTACAGTAACGGTTATGATATTAAACGTCATTAGTATTTGGAATGACTATTTATTACCATCATTGACGTTAACAGATAGAGGACTTAGAACGATTCCGTTATCAACATTCTATTTCTTCGGCGAGTTTACGATTCAATGGAATTTAGCGATGGCCGGTTTAATGTTAACGATTATTCCTGTTGTTATTTTCTATGCACTTGCTCAAAAACATATCATTAAAGGAATTGGAGACGGAGCTGTTAAATAA
- a CDS encoding LacI family DNA-binding transcriptional regulator, giving the protein MTTIRDVAKKAGVSISVVSKAFNNYADVNEKTKQRIFDIAKELNYSPNIVAKNLSSKKQMTIGLISSGVLNQNEKDNNAFDIFKGVYTNVEENEYELSIFLIDSMKQKQKSYVQFCRERNIGGAILQGIRTDDPYFKELMNTNIPCVLFDIIPEKNNELIGSVSIDNVGATKQIAEHLLERHHRDIVVMAGIKETHVNSERLKGVQQAFHEYGLEVDPNKVLYADFSEEKAYQLAKAYLKTNSPSAFLCFSDLMGFGVMKAAKEAGLRIPEDMSVTGFDDVVLSGYIQPQLTTIRQDFTKMGKVAAQLLQSLMENKTCEKHVDVAYELIERESVGTLNKTSN; this is encoded by the coding sequence GTGACTACTATAAGAGATGTTGCTAAAAAAGCTGGTGTATCGATTAGTGTCGTGTCAAAAGCGTTTAATAATTATGCAGATGTGAATGAAAAAACGAAGCAAAGAATTTTCGACATCGCTAAAGAATTGAATTATTCACCGAATATAGTAGCCAAAAATTTATCATCCAAAAAGCAAATGACGATTGGCTTAATCTCTTCTGGTGTGCTAAATCAAAATGAAAAAGATAATAACGCATTTGATATATTCAAAGGCGTTTATACAAATGTTGAGGAAAATGAATATGAACTGTCGATTTTTCTCATTGATTCAATGAAGCAAAAGCAGAAAAGTTACGTACAGTTTTGTCGGGAACGCAATATTGGTGGTGCAATATTACAAGGAATTCGTACGGATGATCCCTATTTTAAGGAACTGATGAACACGAATATCCCCTGTGTGCTCTTCGATATCATTCCAGAAAAGAACAATGAGCTAATTGGGAGTGTATCGATTGATAATGTAGGTGCGACTAAACAAATTGCGGAACACTTACTAGAACGGCATCATCGTGACATTGTCGTGATGGCAGGCATTAAAGAAACGCATGTCAATTCGGAAAGGCTTAAAGGCGTTCAACAAGCTTTTCATGAATATGGCTTAGAAGTGGATCCAAATAAAGTGCTGTACGCCGATTTTTCTGAAGAAAAAGCCTATCAATTAGCGAAGGCGTATTTGAAGACGAATAGCCCCTCTGCATTTCTTTGCTTTAGTGATTTAATGGGCTTCGGTGTTATGAAAGCAGCGAAGGAAGCAGGACTACGAATTCCTGAAGATATGTCTGTGACTGGGTTTGATGATGTAGTCCTAAGCGGATATATCCAACCGCAACTGACAACAATTCGTCAGGACTTTACGAAAATGGGGAAAGTCGCAGCGCAATTACTGCAAAGTTTAATGGAAAATAAAACATGTGAAAAACATGTCGATGTCGCCTACGAATTAATTGAGCGAGAAAGTGTAGGAACATTAAATAAAACTTCAAATTAA
- the pgmB gene encoding beta-phosphoglucomutase translates to MSHFPKAFIFDLDGVITDTAEFHYLAWKKLAKELGLSIDRQFNEQLKGISRMESLEKILALDPSLSAMSNEEKERLATEKNEYYLTLIDQLQPDAILPGIEQLLKKCVEQKVKIALGSASKNAQTIVEKLGLIEYFDYIVDAGKVEKGKPDPETFTTAADYLGVPYSDCIGLEDAVAGVEAVNSAQMFSVGVGSFEHLHHADYVVEDTSELIFEDIIKQYQKQREAGKSTTT, encoded by the coding sequence ATGTCACATTTTCCTAAAGCATTTATATTTGACCTTGACGGTGTCATTACCGATACAGCTGAATTTCATTATTTAGCATGGAAAAAACTTGCTAAAGAGCTTGGACTATCAATCGATCGGCAGTTTAATGAACAATTAAAAGGCATTAGTCGTATGGAATCGCTGGAGAAAATTTTAGCGTTGGATCCATCCTTATCGGCTATGTCGAATGAAGAAAAGGAAAGATTGGCTACGGAGAAGAATGAGTACTATTTAACGTTAATTGACCAACTTCAGCCGGATGCCATTTTACCTGGGATTGAACAGTTATTGAAGAAATGTGTTGAACAGAAAGTGAAAATTGCCCTCGGTTCTGCTAGTAAAAATGCGCAAACCATCGTAGAAAAGCTTGGCTTAATCGAGTACTTCGATTATATCGTGGATGCGGGTAAAGTCGAAAAAGGAAAGCCAGATCCTGAAACATTTACGACTGCAGCAGATTACTTAGGTGTACCCTATTCAGATTGTATTGGACTAGAAGACGCGGTTGCAGGGGTAGAGGCAGTGAATAGCGCGCAAATGTTTTCAGTCGGTGTAGGTTCTTTTGAACATTTACATCATGCTGACTATGTTGTAGAGGATACTTCTGAATTAATTTTTGAAGACATTATTAAACAGTATCAGAAGCAACGTGAAGCCGGGAAAAGTACGACGACTTAA
- a CDS encoding glycoside hydrolase family 65 protein, with protein MTWKITKSELDNENLLLNESLLSLGNGYLGVRGNFEEGYQDEFNSIRGTYINAYHDEIEIKYGEKLHAFPDIQQKLLNVIDSQGIQIYLDDERFSLFEGEVIHFERTLHMDSGFAERIVHWKSPTGKEVKLTFKRLVSFKTKELFAIDVEVEPISGVQQVKIISTVNGDVTNFVDPSDPRVAAGNAKRLHILNVSQNEKYSVIKNRTYETKLDVACVTSSTMHAENYGYDSQVTESHIEEIYEFEATGPVHFTKYNVYTDTLRHGENVIEKGLEIQRKLNETSFSTLLQEQQEYLDNYWRQSDVKIDGDEQLQEGIRFNLYQLLQSVGKDPVSNIAAKGLSGEGYEGHYFWDTEIYMFPVFLMTHPEIAKNLLVHRYSLLDSARKRAKEMGHKKGALFPWRTITGQESSAFFPAGTAQYHISADIAYSYIQYYLVTQDEDFLKEYMAEMLFETARLWNDTGHMQNGEFRIDSVTGPDEYTCVVNNNYYTNVMAKHNLSWAVKVFHLLKEKEQNKLNDLMARLSLSEGEVSEWLTAAENMYLPYDEELKINAQDDSFLQKDRWDLENTPEDKFPLLLNYHPLTLYRYQVIKQADTVLAHFLLEDEQDLETIKNSYDYYEELTTHDSSLSCSIYGIMASKLGYDEKAYNYFIETARLDLDNTQGNTKDGLHMANMGGTWLALVYGFAGLRVKETGLYFAPTLPEAWNSLSFNIRYQGRILNVHLERDAVTYTIVEGEELTISHHGQSIHLENGVEAKVETEYSS; from the coding sequence GTGACGTGGAAAATAACAAAATCAGAATTAGATAATGAGAACTTATTATTAAATGAAAGTCTTTTATCCTTGGGGAATGGCTATTTAGGTGTGAGAGGGAATTTTGAGGAAGGTTATCAAGATGAATTTAACTCAATCCGAGGTACTTACATCAATGCTTACCATGATGAAATTGAAATTAAATATGGCGAGAAATTACATGCATTCCCTGACATCCAGCAAAAACTATTGAATGTAATCGATAGTCAAGGGATACAAATTTATCTTGACGATGAGCGCTTCTCTTTATTTGAAGGGGAAGTGATTCATTTTGAAAGAACTTTACATATGGATTCAGGTTTTGCTGAAAGAATCGTTCATTGGAAATCACCTACGGGGAAAGAAGTTAAACTTACATTTAAAAGACTTGTCTCTTTTAAAACGAAAGAACTTTTTGCAATAGACGTTGAAGTTGAGCCAATCAGTGGCGTTCAACAAGTAAAAATTATATCCACTGTGAACGGTGACGTAACAAACTTTGTTGATCCAAGTGATCCTCGTGTTGCCGCTGGAAATGCGAAACGCCTACATATTTTAAACGTTTCACAAAATGAAAAATATAGTGTCATAAAGAATCGTACATACGAAACGAAGTTAGATGTAGCTTGCGTCACGTCGTCTACGATGCATGCAGAGAATTATGGTTATGACAGTCAAGTCACTGAAAGCCATATCGAAGAAATATATGAATTTGAGGCAACTGGGCCTGTTCATTTTACAAAATATAACGTGTACACAGATACGTTAAGACACGGTGAAAATGTGATTGAAAAAGGGCTTGAAATTCAACGTAAACTTAACGAGACATCGTTTTCTACTCTTTTACAAGAGCAACAAGAATACTTAGACAATTATTGGCGTCAATCTGACGTGAAGATTGATGGAGATGAACAGTTGCAAGAGGGAATTCGTTTTAATTTATATCAACTGTTGCAATCGGTCGGGAAAGATCCAGTGAGTAATATCGCAGCAAAAGGCTTATCTGGTGAAGGGTATGAGGGACATTACTTCTGGGATACAGAAATATACATGTTCCCGGTGTTTTTAATGACGCATCCTGAAATTGCAAAAAACCTATTAGTCCATCGCTATTCACTATTAGATAGTGCAAGAAAACGAGCGAAAGAAATGGGCCATAAAAAGGGCGCATTATTTCCATGGAGAACGATTACGGGTCAGGAAAGCTCCGCATTTTTCCCAGCAGGTACTGCCCAATATCATATAAGTGCAGATATTGCTTATAGTTATATTCAATATTATTTAGTGACACAAGATGAAGACTTTTTGAAAGAGTATATGGCTGAAATGTTATTTGAAACAGCTCGTTTATGGAATGACACGGGTCATATGCAAAATGGCGAATTTAGAATCGACAGTGTCACAGGACCGGACGAGTATACATGTGTTGTAAACAATAACTATTATACAAACGTAATGGCTAAACATAATCTGTCATGGGCTGTAAAAGTGTTTCATCTCTTGAAGGAAAAAGAGCAAAATAAACTAAACGATCTAATGGCTAGACTGAGTTTATCAGAAGGTGAAGTATCAGAATGGCTGACAGCCGCAGAAAATATGTATTTGCCGTATGATGAGGAACTTAAGATTAATGCGCAAGATGATAGTTTCTTACAAAAAGACCGTTGGGATTTAGAAAATACCCCGGAAGATAAGTTTCCACTTCTCTTAAATTATCATCCGTTAACACTTTATCGCTATCAAGTCATTAAACAAGCAGATACCGTGCTTGCTCATTTTCTATTGGAAGATGAACAAGACTTGGAAACGATCAAAAATTCATATGATTATTATGAAGAATTAACAACGCATGATTCATCATTATCTTGTTCAATCTACGGGATTATGGCTTCAAAGTTAGGATACGATGAGAAAGCGTATAACTATTTCATTGAAACTGCGAGACTGGATTTAGATAATACACAAGGCAATACGAAAGACGGACTCCATATGGCGAATATGGGCGGTACATGGCTTGCACTTGTCTATGGATTCGCTGGCTTACGGGTGAAAGAAACAGGCCTGTATTTTGCGCCAACCTTGCCGGAAGCATGGAATTCACTTTCATTTAACATACGCTACCAAGGGCGAATTCTAAATGTACATTTAGAAAGAGATGCCGTAACGTATACGATTGTAGAAGGTGAGGAGCTAACAATTTCTCATCATGGTCAATCGATTCATCTAGAAAATGGTGTGGAAGCAAAAGTCGAAACTGAATATTCGTCTTAA
- a CDS encoding CdaR family transcriptional regulator codes for MINQLRTMYSSFLLYKNTNEPFPPDYKWFITENHEIIGIHEEELSSKEISLLETFLTPYQIQLPLMTNEERKWAALIHENEYKDEENKYAYRFVYFSIDRNQISPIQFKSAICELFGREVPILWENEFEGIIIEEKIIHEDITSYEQIIDVLMSDLYVKIKFLVGTFKNNWQDVHQYYNTLLYAAKNVFKYATKDVLTYINAIPYVFVHQTSQEQSRSISESILQNYIDDEETTKMIKAFVSCNLNVSETAKKLHMHRNSLQYRLERFYENTDLDIRQFHHAMTAYLALLISREHS; via the coding sequence TTGATTAATCAATTACGTACGATGTATTCTTCCTTTTTATTATACAAAAATACGAATGAACCGTTCCCCCCAGATTATAAATGGTTTATAACAGAAAATCATGAAATTATCGGCATACATGAGGAGGAGTTATCGTCCAAAGAAATTTCATTGCTAGAAACATTTTTAACACCGTACCAAATTCAACTTCCTCTAATGACGAACGAGGAGAGGAAGTGGGCAGCACTTATCCATGAGAATGAATATAAGGATGAGGAAAATAAGTATGCTTATCGTTTTGTTTATTTCTCCATTGATCGAAATCAAATCAGTCCGATTCAATTTAAAAGTGCGATCTGTGAATTATTTGGTAGAGAGGTTCCAATTTTATGGGAAAATGAGTTTGAAGGGATTATTATCGAAGAGAAAATAATCCATGAAGATATCACTTCTTATGAGCAGATTATTGATGTATTAATGAGCGACTTATATGTGAAGATTAAATTCCTTGTGGGTACATTTAAAAATAATTGGCAAGATGTTCATCAATATTATAATACTTTATTATACGCTGCTAAAAATGTTTTTAAGTACGCTACTAAAGATGTGCTGACCTATATTAATGCTATTCCCTATGTTTTTGTTCACCAAACATCACAAGAACAAAGTCGCTCTATTAGTGAATCTATTCTACAAAATTATATAGATGACGAAGAAACAACGAAGATGATTAAAGCATTTGTGTCTTGTAATTTAAACGTTTCTGAAACCGCAAAAAAACTTCACATGCACCGAAATAGTTTGCAATATCGTTTAGAACGTTTTTATGAAAATACGGACTTGGATATCCGCCAATTTCATCATGCAATGACGGCGTATTTAGCTTTATTAATAAGCCGAGAACACTCGTGA